One Delphinus delphis chromosome 3, mDelDel1.2, whole genome shotgun sequence genomic region harbors:
- the NDFIP1 gene encoding NEDD4 family-interacting protein 1, translating to MALALAALAAVEPACGSRYQQLQNEEEPGEPEQAAGDAPPPYSSISAESAAYFDYKDESGFPKPPSYNVATTLPSYDEAERTKAEATIPLVPGRDEDFVGRDDFDDPDQMRIGNDGIFMLTFFMAFLFNWIGFFLSFCLTTSAAGRYGAISGFGLSLIKWILIVRFSTYFPGYFDGQYWLWWVFLVLGFLLFLRGFINYAKVRKMPETFSNLPRTRVLFIY from the exons ttgcaGAATGAAGAAGAGCCTGGAGAGCCGGAACAAGCTGCAGGGGACGCTCCTCCACCTTATAGCAGTATCTCTGCAGAGAGTGCAG CATATTTTGACTACAAAGATGAGTCTGGGTTTCCAAAGCCCCCATCTTACAATGTGGCTACCACACTGCCCAGTTATGATGAAGCTGAGAGAACCAAAGCTGAAGCTACTATCCCTTTGGTTCCTGGAAGA gaTGAGGATTTTGTGGGTCGGGATGATTTTGATGATCCTGACCAGATGAGGATAGGAAACGATGGGATTTTCATGTTAACTTTTTTCA TGGCATTCCTCTTTAACTGGATTGggtttttcctgtctttttgccTGACCACTTCAGCTGCAGGAAGGTATGGGGCCATTTCAGGATTTGGTCTCTCTCTAATTAAGTGGATCCTGATTGTCAGG ttttccactTACTTCCCTGGATATTTTGATGGTCAGTACTGGCTCTGGTGGGTGTTCCTGGTTTTAG gcTTTCTCCTGTTTCTCAGAGGATTTATCAATTATGCAAAAGTCCGGAAGATGCCAGAAACTTTCTCAAATCTCCCCAGGACCAGAgttctctttatttattaa